AGTATACCAAAACACCATCCATGcgccactgcttcctcaattaacgtatacattaaaaacagtcTTTGACAGTCTTTGACAGTGCCCTCGTCATCAGGACGCCGCTCCCCGCTGTCGCCTCCTTCCGCGTCGGCGGCGCTGTTGCCTCACAAGGGATCATGGGACACCAAACAGCACCGCGGCAGACAGCTGGCAGGAGCACCGTGGCGGACAGCCCTGCGCCgggagccgagccgagccgagccgagccgggCCGGCTGTCACCCGCTCCGCACAGCCCTTTAAACGCGAGCTGTATAGCATGGCCGGTGTTTGTGCTCTTACTGGGCCTTCGTGTAAGCTATGAAGTTGTGTCCTGCTACTTCCGCATAGTGCCATGGCAGACATCATAGCGATCAGCTCCGGCAGCGAGGAGGACTCGGACGTGGAGGTGCTCAGTATTTTGAGAGGCTCGGATGACGGTGAGAGGACCCCCGAGCTCCCCGCGGCACGCACTGCTCCGGTAAGCCCGGCTTGTGTTTCTCTTCATTCCCCCTGCGCTGCCATTGATCCGCTGTAGCCCCGCAGTGCCCGGGCTGGGGTCACGCATGCGTCAGAGGTCACGCGTGCGAcgtgacaacaacaacaacaacaacaacaacaataatgattGTTATTATAGATCTGCATCCCCTGGTCCGTTGTTGTACAGGAACAGCGCATACATGTCTTGGTAAGAGGTCAGATGAGtgcagggtcgtgggttcagtCTAATCGTGTGAGTAAGGTGGCCTCTGTGCAGCAGCTGTCAGTCGCTctgcattataataataacagccgCGTTCTCGCACCCGCGGTTTTCAAACCCTGCTGCCATTGCAGGTGCAATCACGTGTTCATTTGAACGCGTCTGCGCTCTGCGCCGAGAGGTGGGTGTTTACATCGCTTTAATGCCTGTTGCATATTAGTATTATGAAGTGAATTATTAATCAATCAGTGACCTTACCCATTacttagagaaaaaaaaaaggtcgtTAGATAATGAATACGTTGTTTTTGTCCAAATGACAAGGATTAAATGATTTACAATATACTATATTCACtgtaatatgtataatttaactGCTGTATCAGATTCAATAATATGGTTTTGATGACAGAAACTCACCTAAATTcctgaaggattttttttttttttgtggacaATTTGAAGTCTGTAGATCTAGCTATATAGGCTACTGTATTTTTCTGGCGTTTTAACCATGACTAAAGTTAAAATTCGAGTGATCATCTCTCTGAATGTCTCTTATGATGCCCACAATGCACCAAATGTCATTGAATGACCTGTTTTCCTTAAAAGCGAAACcgtgtcatttgaaaatattttgaaatgttgttTTGTAGACAACTCCAAGAAAGGAAGGGTAGTGTGTTTAAATGAGTCCTCTTATGGCTAACAAGCGCTTATTTGTCTTTGGGTTGCATGTTTGGGTTTGTCTGCAACAAAAATACCTCAatgctgtatttttaaatttaattaaattaatgtatgtacTGGGTTTTTCTCAGATTCAGATATTTAAAGTACATTTCTGTAAACATCATATAGAGTATACAGtttagaaatacaaatatattaaattactgTGATTTGCCCTGTAGTTCATTGTAGTTAATCTGCAAGAAAACACACatgctttttcattttaatgcttTCAATAATTACGTTACTTATATTTGTAGCTactaacaaaaaacatgtctttctTGTGTTTTGTGCTTTCCTTAAGCCTTTGATCGATTTAACAGATTATTCCCATCCGTGGGCTTTTACAAAACGGAAAGGAGGAACTGTGGAACTGGTTGACCTGAGTGAGAGCAGTCCTGAGAAGTCCGATGCAGGACCACAGTGTTTGAAGGTGGAGGAGAGGAACGGGATCCTAGATGAGTTAACGAGCGAGAAGACAATGGAAGACCTCGACATTCCCTCGGTACGATCCCTCAGTGAACTTCTGGAGTCAGACATGTCCTCCCCTACTCTCCCTCAGTACAGCTTCCTGGACGAGTTGCCGTTTGATTTGCCGCACCCGGAGTGGTGTTCTGCTACCAGCATACAGTGGGAGGAGGAAAAGAAGGAGGAGATTGAGCATATAGGTGAGCACACCCCAAACTACTCCGGTGGCTCTGCATCTCTGGGCAGTCGTACCCCATGCTACTCCAGCGatggagacatggctgtgttttcAGATGATATGGAAGAAGGACAAGGGGAGGGCGCCTACCAACATAATGAGCCCTACCATACCAAACAACTATTTAACCCACAACCTGCTTATCACGAACCAGTCCTGGAAACAGTTTCTGCAGAGTCTTATGGAAGCCTGCAAATCGATGAGGGTCAACCTGAGAGGCCCTGCTCCGGAAGCAGTGATAGCATGTGGACATGCTTATATGAGCTCACCGGAAACAAGACGCCTTCTCCAAAGCAAGATGAGTTGCAGGAGAATGTAAAACAGGATTGTCCTGAATCAACCTTCCTCGCCAGTCCTCCTGCTGATGAGCAGAAAGTTGGAGAACCAAGTAGCCCGACCTCCACTGAGATTCTAGCTGGCGATTCCCCTGACTGGCTTCAGGAGGATGTGGACCTGACCTTGGATAGCCCCAGTAGTTTATTCGCCACTGATGGGATAGACCAGGTCTTTGACTCTTGTGGTAGCCATTCAAGTAGGAGTCCTCAGCCGAGCCCAAAGCTGGAGGAAAGTAGGAGTGTCGAGCTGTCCGACACTGAGTCAGAACAGGGTGTGAGGGGTGTCAAGCGAAAAGAGCGCTGCTATGTTTCCCGAAGTGGGCTGAAAAAGTTGAAGCTGCTCACAGGATTGCCTGTCCAAGACCTCTATCCTGGGAGAATGGCAGGTGATGTTCAGGGAGAGGAGGTAGGATGAGCACATTTAGCATTTTCTTTAGTTCTGCATCTGTTCTAatttaaaaactataaaactgaagaattttgcattattttttgaTTACCAGAAATTATTTCATGGTCTTTTGGGCTACTGTACCTCCTGTATGCCAGTACACGGTACGGTTTCAAATTGCCCTAAGGAAAAATGAAAGGTCTTCTATCATGGAATATATTCTAATGATCATATTTATTTGATGGTGTTGCAGGAGGATTGTGATCTCAGTCAGTCTGAGGATGAGGAGGACTCTGGCAAGCCAGAGCCGATGTCTCTCCGGAGTCTGCGTCTTGTCCACACCACGATGGAGGAGAACTACCCTGAGGGCACCTTGCAGTTTCTGTTTGACTTCCTTCATCCCCGCTTTTACCCGCCTCGTGATATCGTCTCCCATGTTCTCCGAAACCTCCTGCTGGACTCAGACTGCCAAATCTTGGCGACTGAGGCCTACAACCTAATTATGAAGATCCAGCAGTGAGTAAACATGCCTTTTTTTTGGTGCCTTGGGGAAGGGTTTCTGAATTCTAATCTTTAGCAACCAGTGTCTCTAGTTTTCTTTAACCAAACCCTTAATTGTTTAGAATTATTAACTGTTTTCCTTagctttactttttactttattcTGTTGAGTCCTTGGTTCCTGAAAGTGGCTACCTTTCATGTTATTGTTCAGTCAGTGAGAAAAGAGCAACCGTTTATTAAAAGTTTGACTGGAAAATCATTCTGTTCACTCAATCTAAGCGCTCCCATAAGTGTACTCGAGTTGAATTCCAGACCCTTGATTCTTGAAACGGCTCACCTAAGTGCCCAGTACTTGATATGGGGTTAATTCTATATTCCAGGGCCAATTGAAATGAGTTTAGCTTAAACAATGTTCTTACCAAGCAAattagacagtgtgtgtgatttATTCTATGTGATGAAGCAATCTGGAGAGACAGTGGTCCCCCAAGTCTAGCAAACCCTGCCTTGAGATATTGTTGCTTTCTATCTCAGGTCAAACCCAGCTGTATGTGTTCACAGGGAAATTATATCCAGTAAGATTGGCACAAgctttgttttgtagttttacTAGATATCCAGTGAATTAAATGGTTTGTGTTTCCTGTTGTAGGTTACATCCAGCTAAGctgagtacagtacagtgggACTGGGAGCTTCTAACATCTGTAATGGATGAAAAGGTAGGACCCACCCTGCCAATTATTATCCAGCTTGGCTGATTCAAATCCCTTTTCATTTGCTCATACCTGGAGTCTGAAAAAGCCTCTGAAGTGCTTTGAAATTTTAAACCACTTTCAACATCTATGAAGGCTactatattctttttttttttttacccagtgTTTTACAATTTGTCTCTTAGGAACGTGTGAAAAAGCCAGTTCCCGCTGTTctatgcatgtttctgacctATGTAGTCCAAACCTTGGAGGATGACTTCCATAGGAGGTTGGCAATGCAGGAACTACACCGCTCCATCGCCAAGGCCACGCTCTCTTGCGATAGGAAGTTTCCACACGTCAGGTGCGCAGACACTTCCATTGTGAGATCGGTGAAAGCAACACTGGGATACGATACCAACAATGATGTTCAATTGAAGATCCAGTACACAGCATAA
This is a stretch of genomic DNA from Amia ocellicauda isolate fAmiCal2 chromosome 11, fAmiCal2.hap1, whole genome shotgun sequence. It encodes these proteins:
- the simc1 gene encoding SUMO-interacting motif-containing protein 1, translated to MADIIAISSGSEEDSDVEVLSILRGSDDGERTPELPAARTAPPLIDLTDYSHPWAFTKRKGGTVELVDLSESSPEKSDAGPQCLKVEERNGILDELTSEKTMEDLDIPSVRSLSELLESDMSSPTLPQYSFLDELPFDLPHPEWCSATSIQWEEEKKEEIEHIGEHTPNYSGGSASLGSRTPCYSSDGDMAVFSDDMEEGQGEGAYQHNEPYHTKQLFNPQPAYHEPVLETVSAESYGSLQIDEGQPERPCSGSSDSMWTCLYELTGNKTPSPKQDELQENVKQDCPESTFLASPPADEQKVGEPSSPTSTEILAGDSPDWLQEDVDLTLDSPSSLFATDGIDQVFDSCGSHSSRSPQPSPKLEESRSVELSDTESEQGVRGVKRKERCYVSRSGLKKLKLLTGLPVQDLYPGRMAGDVQGEEEDCDLSQSEDEEDSGKPEPMSLRSLRLVHTTMEENYPEGTLQFLFDFLHPRFYPPRDIVSHVLRNLLLDSDCQILATEAYNLIMKIQQLHPAKLSTVQWDWELLTSVMDEKERVKKPVPAVLCMFLTYVVQTLEDDFHRRLAMQELHRSIAKATLSCDRKFPHVRDVVNWLITAVINASNESEIKEPTNEGDKWRKRERDDNLKIAFLLQKMLALAIEVDRSPTCSSSKVSLEMFHTLISIVPHRRHRLLLLKTMESKLLQCKLAELLLDHACPQKTKMPMSLNLLLHFFQNTTLPSDPTDGIADQWRRWNELLHLLFMLFVSYGEVTAAHLRCSVTERTSTSTLPIVTEHDKISLRAVQDATRGFHSRVSDALGAPMNSQLEERTALFQSLLMEVVFKDS